One window from the genome of Flavobacterium agricola encodes:
- a CDS encoding glycosyltransferase family 9 protein — translation MKKILVIQHKMIGDVLISTLICENIKINNPDYQVHYLVNDNTIPVLENNPYIDRLIVFNYNENKNIFNLLKFAKLVNQEKYDVVIDAYSKLQSWVITYCNDAAQKISFYKKGRTFLYTDNVIKKDVPATNLGLAIENRLALLAPLGIEVVKSKPELYVTEAEKKATQSLFKKHKLNEAIPTIMISLLGSEPSKTYPLNYMAEVVNYVGTHYNVNILFNYFPKQLADAKFVYNSCSKETQNKIFFDLYGNNLREYITIMDQCDLIIGNDGGAINMAKALNKKSFIIFAPKVQKKDWATFEDDINHAAVHLNDYMPNLFLNKKNKEVAKQNTAYYNLLKPELFLNKLKTFLDLNI, via the coding sequence ATGAAAAAAATTCTTGTTATTCAGCACAAAATGATTGGTGATGTTTTAATCAGTACTTTGATATGCGAAAACATAAAAATAAATAACCCTGATTATCAAGTACATTACTTGGTAAATGATAATACAATTCCTGTTTTAGAAAACAACCCATATATTGATCGTTTAATAGTTTTTAATTATAACGAAAACAAAAATATTTTTAACTTACTTAAATTTGCTAAATTAGTAAATCAAGAAAAATATGATGTTGTTATTGATGCTTATTCAAAATTACAAAGCTGGGTTATCACCTATTGTAATGATGCTGCTCAAAAAATATCTTTTTACAAAAAAGGTCGTACCTTTTTATACACTGATAATGTAATTAAAAAAGATGTTCCAGCAACAAATTTAGGATTAGCTATTGAAAATCGTTTAGCACTGCTAGCACCGCTTGGAATTGAAGTTGTTAAAAGCAAACCCGAGCTGTATGTTACGGAGGCAGAAAAAAAAGCAACACAAAGTTTATTTAAAAAACATAAATTAAACGAGGCAATTCCAACAATAATGATTAGCTTGCTTGGCAGTGAACCAAGTAAAACCTACCCATTAAACTACATGGCCGAAGTTGTAAATTACGTTGGAACGCATTACAACGTAAATATTTTATTTAATTACTTTCCTAAACAATTAGCAGACGCAAAATTCGTTTATAATTCATGTAGTAAAGAAACACAAAACAAAATATTTTTTGATTTGTACGGAAATAACCTACGCGAATACATTACTATTATGGATCAATGCGATTTAATCATTGGTAATGATGGTGGCGCTATTAACATGGCAAAGGCTTTAAATAAAAAATCTTTTATCATTTTTGCACCTAAAGTTCAGAAAAAAGATTGGGCAACGTTTGAAGATGATATCAATCATGCAGCCGTGCATTTAAATGATTACATGCCTAACTTATTTTTAAATAAAAAAAATAAAGAAGTAGCAAAGCAAAACACCGCATATTAC